Part of the Musa acuminata AAA Group cultivar baxijiao unplaced genomic scaffold, Cavendish_Baxijiao_AAA HiC_scaffold_1138, whole genome shotgun sequence genome, GATGAGGAACCTTTTCTTTCTGCTGCTTTTTGTTTTGTCCGTAAACTTGATATTGAGATTTGCACATTTTTCATGATGCTAAATTGTTTCTAAGAACGCAGCATATTGGTTTGGATAATGCTTGCACTACTGTTATTATTATTAACATTATTATCTGCCTTGAGTGTGGAAAATGAAAATTATATTGTTGTTTTAGTCTTATAATGTTTAATTCCCACTAAAAAAATATCTTCTTAATTCTCAAAATTAAAATAGTAATGATACAATGAAATTTAAATATGGTTGAATTGTTTTCTTCACACTTCAAAGTCTTCTTAGACCAATGACTACCACGGTCACGTTGTCCGAGTTGTGCGGTGCCAACGCTAGCTTCGTCAGTAGGACCGTCGCGTTCGAGCACCCCTTGTCCGAACCCCCATCGCAATTGTCCCCCTCGGTCGTGTCGTCCCCCGTCGTCGTCGTGCTATACCGCAGGCACGTCCGCGCGATGTCGCACGCCCCCTCGTTGCTCACCACGTCCCATAGCCCGTCGCTCGCTAGGAGCAGGCACTTGTCCCCTTCCTtcctgtaacacccctgattagtcccacatcgaaagtgggcatgattaagattgacttataagggtctgatgagtgtactactatcaacttcagcttaagcattttgatcagtggtttagaccaaacgaagttgataggctagttagcctatCAGTCCTgagtcataatatttggtatcagagccgacctagcatttgggcatggtgagggggctcgagtaggaaagggctatccgtagacgaggatgtcaagcctttgagtgggcaggattaagattgacttataagggtctaatgagtgtactattatcaacttcgcCCGTTGCCTCGATCCGTCGTAGCTCGTCCGGTCGATCCGGCTGCCAACCACCAAGCGCAAGGTCGTCGTCAGGAACAGTCGCCGAGAAGAAGGGAGAGGGATCTCGATGTCGGGAGTTCTCTTGCGGCTGAGCTGGACACTGAGGTAGGTCGGGCCTTCGCAACGTGGTGTTGGTCAGCGTCGTCTGCGTCGAGCTGCGTCTCTCCGTTCCCGGGATAGGTGAGCTCGCCCACGTTCACTATATGGTGGATTTTGGGCGAGGTGCTCGTGGCTCGTGGGTGACCGCTTCCCTACAAaaaaggccttcgtcgggtgattcccgactttggcccatccgacgagcaagtcatttGTGGGTGGTATTATTTTTTTTCCTCCTGGTCTCTGGAGGTTGAGATAAAGGTCTTTATACTAGCGTGGGAGGGTCGGTCATACGTAGATTAACGTGGTGGACACAACACGACATTAGTACGGATTTCGGCTTGGTGTGCGGGGCGTTGCCATCCTATGATTGTCGGGACCAGGCATGTCGAATAGTGTCTTGGGGTACGAGTTTTGACGTGGCATGTGGCATCAGTTGTGACGTGGACGTGGGGCGAAACAGACGTGGCCTATGGCATCAACTGTGACGTATCCGCGGGGCAAAACAtgccttatcacttctccccccccccccccccctcgacaTGGCGCGTCGTGGGGTCCTGAAAGGGCCGAGGGGCGTGCCCGGGTCAGAGTGATGTGACTGCGTTGGCTCGCTTGTGAATGGGATCTAGATCAGGCCATTGTGGGGCGGTTTAGAGGGGCGAGGCCCCGGGCCTCGGGAAGGGTTGGCTTTGCTGATCGGGCAAACGGGGCCAAATGAGACGAGACCAACGTGTCGTAGGTCGGATAACTGATTTGGCGTGGCTCGGAGTTACGGCCACCGAGTTGCAAGTCGATGAGCGAGCTGGGGCGACTCGATTAGAGATTTGTTGAGCCACGAGCCGGAGATCGACATGGAGTGACTTGGACGATGGACTAGGCCGGCAAGATGTGGCTCGCACGTTGGATAGGCCGAGAGGCGTCTGGCTGTGAAGCgtgactcgggcattggattggctGAGTGGTGTGCTTGGAGTTGGCGCCGGCGAGTCGTAAATCGTGGGTCATGATATGGTGACCTGGCGTGCTCGGAGTTtggtgccggcgagtcgcaagtcgggggtgACCTGGAGCGACTCGAGCAATGAACTGGtccagcgagtcgcaagtcgagaatcgacatggagcgactcgggcaagagtTGGGCTGGCGAGCCGCAAGTCGAGAatcgacatggagcgactcgaGCAAGAGCTGGGCCGGTGAGCCACAAGTCGGGGATCGACATGGAGCGAATGAACTGGTCTAGTGAGTCGCAAGTCAGGAatcgacatggagcgactcgggcaagagctAGGCCAGTGAGCCACAAGTCGGGGATTGACATGGAGCGAATGAACTGGTCtagtgagtcgcaagtcgggaatcgacatggagcgactcaggcaagagctgggccgacgAGCCGCGAGTCGGggatcgacatggagcgactcaggcaagagctgggccgacgAGCCGCGAGTTGGggatcgacatggagcgactcgggcaagagtTGGGCCGGTGAGTTGCAAGTCATAgatcgacatggagcgactcgggcaatgaactggtccagcgagtcgcaagtcaggaatcaacatggagcgactcgggaaAGAGCTGGGTCGGCGAGCCGCAAGTCGGggatcgacatggagcgactcgggcaagagttgggccagcgagccgcaagtcgggaatctatctggagtgactcgggcaagaGCTAGGCTGGCGAGCCACAAGTCGGggatcgacatggagcgactcgggcaatgaactggtccagcgagtcgcaagtcgggaatcgacatggagcgactcggatAAGAGCTAGGCCGGTGAGCTGCGAGTCGGAGTTCATCACGCTGCAGCCTACTCTGCAGCGCATCGatatgcttttctcctcctctcttcctcctatatctttacatcttctataaagatcacttgacccgccacaaaatatctgggatgtcttcattttcctcttccattattcctgtccctatttttgcagggactctgagcacttctcaaagtcttatcaccatcaatgctgcagcactcattctcttcaaattatccaaaggcggcaactacgcatcttggcgggcacaactttctaatcttttatttggctatgatctcttaggttacgttgatggctctctccagtgtccacctgaagtgatcaacatcccaggcgaacccaatccaatgccaaatccagcccaccaactatggttacgtcaagatcgcctcatcctccaagctattcaagcttccgttgctggatccattgccccgaTGATATCCTCATATACaactgctgcagaagcatggtgcaaattacaaacaactttggcaaatcgctcgcgtactcgcatgctcggacttctctccaatctgatgaaaatgaaacaagagggaagtactattgctgattatctacaaaatatcaaagttatcatcgatgatttagctttgataggtcattctctcagcgatgaagaagtcctaatccataccctcaatggcttaggaggcgagtacaaagaactgacagcagcacttcgggcacgtgactcaccaatatcatttgaagaactttatgataagttgatcgactatgagacgtacttgaagcgtgatgataagttgcccggaccacctattacagctcaggtcaatcaaaaatccaagaggaagagcaaccagtacaataagcacgtcaacaacgatttggctaagctgcctcctagccttatggggcccagaccaaaccctccttacccatatcaaggtggtaactttcataatactcAGCCGTCGCGTCCTGATTTCACAGGCCGCCaacgagttgtttgccaactatgtgataaagttggacactccgcgaaagtctgtcggtctcgtcccagactccctactccatcacaATGGCCTCaagcgaatttcatggctactccaactcctactcaacctaattggattgtggattcgggcgcctctcatcacatcacctctgatcttcaaaacttgtccatccacaacaactatgacggaaatgaagatatcatcatcggtgacggtaaaagaattcctattactcattctggttcctcaacgcttagttcacttaccacaacctttacactcgatgatgttttgtgtgcacctaacattaaaagaaacctcatttccgtttctcaattctgtaaacaaaataatacatcaattgaattcttttctaacttttttcttgtcaaggatttgagcacgggggcatccttggtccagggccagaacaaagataacatttatgagtggccatccacttcacaaattacccttcctactgctcactcctcaatcgcagctccggttgatgtatggcatcgtcgtcttggtcatccctccccttttattcagcaaaaattactttctcgttattctcttcctaccttgaaaatcaatagcactattaatcattgtgatgcttgtctttgcaataaaagtcataaactgccttttgggacaacctccatttcttgctctaaaccatttgaaattatttataccgacgtatggggccctgccccaattccttcttttgacaagtttcgtttttatgtcatttttgtagattattttactaagtacacatggttatatcctctccatcataagtctgatgtttctactgtatttaccaactttcggaagttggtcgagaatttttttcaatcttccattaaaacagtttactctgatggtggaggcgaatatcaagccctcacatcctgtctctctgcttgtggtatacaacacctcaagtcacccccacatactccccaattggttggttctgccgaacgcaaacatcggcatatcgttgaaattggtctctcccttctatgataagcatccatgccaccatctttttggtcagtagcttttcaaactgcagtttatctcattaatcgtatgctcactccagtcttacaataccagtcaccatttgaaaaattattccacaaacttccaaaccttcataaactcagagtttttggctgtttatgttatccatggctccgtccctatgcgtcacataagctaacaccacgatctaagccttgcacttttataggctactctcttgaacataatgcttttcgatgctatgaaccccaaactaaaaaggtctttatatcacgtcatgttatctttgaggagtctgtctttccttttcaaaataatcctaccatgtaaactactccgataaacatacatcactggaatatccctccgatctcatcacacgaacctccaatgacaccgtccagtccttactctcaagattcacatactactattactccagttcaacagcttctcactccctctattcctccactcccttcctcacaagtttcccctattaatgaagtcataccctcggcaacattgccactggctttaccttctcctagatctagtgacattgttgtgccgacggttgacccggtccatgacagtgactcgccctcggctataccaccaacacaatctaccacttccaccccccctagacatccaatgacaacacgctccaaaagtggtattttcaaaccacgtcaagtccttgacttacatgctataacaaattcctccactgaggccagtgaacccactacaatcactcaagctcaaaaatcttctcactggcgtaaagccatgtgtgacgaatatgatgctctcctccataactctacatggaccttagtaccctttcatcacacacaaaatatcatcgggtgtaaatgggtctttcgaattaagcggaacccagacggatccgttgccagatacaaagcacgtctagtcgccaaagggtttcatcaacgacctggtgtcgacttcacagagacatttagtcccgttgttaaactcacaacaatccgtcttatcatgagtttggctatctcaaagggctggcacatacgacaattggatgttaacaatgcctttttataggggtCACTTactaaagatgtctttatgcaacaacctcctagtttcgttcatcctcaatatccgaggcatgtctgcaaacttcaaaaagctatttatggacttcgtcaagctccaagggcttggtataacgagcttggctcgtttttgacctcaattggcttcatcaattcaaagtctgatacctcgttattcatttgccagcacaatggaagcataatatatcttttagtatatgtggatgatattattgtcacaggaaataatcctttgaagactcaggcatttctaaagcacttggccgatcgattctctctcaaagatctaggaactttaagctactttctgggagtggaagcaacatttacatcttcaggtcttttcctatcacaaagaaagtatattcaagatttattatcaaaggcaaacatgcaggatgcgaaagaggttacaactcctctctctaccagtgaatcacttaaattatgtgatggaagtcctactacagattcgactcagtatcgacaagtccttggctccttacagtacttggctctcacccgtccagatatttcatttgccgtcaataagttatcgcaattcatgcatcgaccatctactacgcattggtctgcggtcaaacgaattttgcggtatcttaaagggactcttaatcatggcatttttcttcgcaaaaatacttcactccatctccatgcctttgctgatgctgattgggcagggaactttgatgatagaacatctacgtccggatacattgtcttccttggagctactccaatcagttggagttctaaaaaacaaaagacggttgcacgatctacaactgaagctgaataccgtgccgtcgccaccgccgctgctgaactcaattgggtcacaaatttgctcaaggaactcaacgtcaactccacggttattcctacaatatattgtgataatattggagctacttatttatgtgccaatccagtgttccattcccgcatgaaacacatagccatcgacttccattttgtgcgagatcaagttgccagacatcaactccgagtttctcatgtacatacagtagatcaactagccgactcactcacaaagcctctcgcccgtaaactattttcatcgcatcggtccaagatcggcatccttgatggaagctcaatcttacgggggcatgataagcagataagatttcctcaaggcagttgagcagataagatttcctcaaggcagttgaggaaatctctcagcagttgagaaaaatcctccatgctgaatatgtataacctccctactgagtgtgtgtataaatggctgtcaagaactcactatcaaaatgtattaggcaattatatcttatacatttcatagtttcttctacaatttctatctttctattttcttcgcttaatttctatcaccCAGGCATTATTGGATCGAACTCCGTCAGAAGACGATGATGTTGTTAATCAAGAAGCAGCGAGTGTTTCAGGACAAACGATCACCAACACCAAATGCCTAATCGGTCAGGACATACGACCAACCACATACAACGTTCACCTCCTGCTGAATAGCTTCGCACTGTGCAGACAAACCACGAAcatggagaaggagaagaagagggagaagacgatGTGAATAGACGATTCACCCACGGGAACACACACACCAACACCGAGAGAGACACGCGGGGACCCACACAGGCGAGGTCGGGGTTGGGATGGGGTCAGAGTGAGGGAGCGCCTCGCCGGGAGAGGTGTACGGTGCAGTCGTCCTTGGGCACGATGGTTGGCACGTACGCGATCTCGTCGCAGCCGTCGGTGCGGTGGCGCTCGAAGTCGACGAGCGAGGTGAAGAGGGCGATGAAGAGGACGAGGTGGTTGATGGCATAGCGCTGGCCCACGCACTGGTGGGCGCCCGCGCCGAAGGCCAGGAAGTGGCGCTTGTGGACCCGGTCCTCCGCCCGCTGTTCCGAGAACCGGTCTGGGTCGAACCGCTGCGGCTCGGTGAACCCTTGGAACGACGACTCGTACGCCGACGGGAACACTATCGCCCCCTTCGGCACCGTGTACCACTCCGTCAGCGGGAACGGCTGCCCGGCGATGTGGGGCACCATCGTCGCCGGCGGCCGGTACCGCACCACCTCCCTTGCCACCGCCTGCGTGTACCGCATCTGCTGCACCTGCTCCGCCGTGATGGGCGCCCCCGACTCCGGCGCCCACAGCGCCGCCACCTCCCCCCGGACCCGCGCCAGCACATCCGGGTGCGCGTCCAGCAGCGCCACCGCCCACAGCAGCGACGAGGTGGACGCGTCCTGCGCCGCGAATAGGAAGTCGAACAGGTGGCCGCCGATCTCCTCGTCCCCGTTCTCCGGCGGCGGCCGCGTCCCGGCGGCCTCCGCCTCCGCGACCTCCCGCAATACGCCACCGGAACCATGAGGTGCATGCCATCGGAACCATGAGGTGCATGTCACGTCAAGTTCCAACTATACaactgataagcagataagatttcctcaaggcagttgaggaaatctctcagcagttgagaagcagataagatttcctcaaggcagttgaggaaatctctcagcagttgagaaaaatcctccatgctgaatgtgtataacttcCCTACTaagtgtgtataaatggctgtcaagaactcactatcaaaatgtattaggcaattatatcttatacatttcatagtttcttctacaatttctatctttctattttcttcgcttaatttctatcatggtatcagagccgtttgcctagagcaagccctcttctccggagtccaaccatccctctcgtggtgacgcctccgcccctcagccgtagccattcgctgcagcctactgcagcacttgcgactgctaatatcagatcctaaaggaagcacagtcacgacctttgtttctaccgccggCTGCTACTCCCTTGCCAACTAaagtcttccgctgaaaactccgctgctcttctggccaccaaactccaatactgcattactgcaactatctccaaccttgcagatttctccagcatcgctgcagaaatcgctgcaagctgcagagatttcttccaCATCGCTGCCTTTCTTGCTGCAGATTGCTCGCCCTTCTCTGTAGTTCATCGCTCTGCAGCCTACTCTACagcgcatcgatctgcttttctcctcctcccttcctcctatatctttacatcttctataaagatcacttgacccgccacaaaatatctgagatgtcttcattttcctcttccgatattcctgtccctatttctgcagggactctgagcacttctcaaagtcttatcaccatcaatgctgcagcactcattcccttcaaattatccaaaggtggcaactacgcatcttggcgggcacaactttctaatcttttatttggctatgatctcttaggttacattgatggatctctccagtgtccacctgaaatgatcaacatcccaagcgaacccaatccagtgccaaatccagcccaccaactatggttacgtcaagatcgcctcatcctccaagctattcaagcttccgttgctggatccattgccccgctgatatcctcatgtacgactgctgcagaagcatggtgcaaattacaaacaactttggcaaatcgctcgcgtactcgcatgctcggacttctctccaatctgatgaaaatgaaacaagagggaagtactattgctgattatctacaaaatatcaaagttattatcgatgatttagctttgataggtcattctctcagcgatgaagaagtcctaatccataccctcaatggtttaggaggcgagtacaaagaactgacagcagcacttcgggcacgtgactcaccaatatcattcgaagaactttatgataagttgatcgactatgagacgtacttgaagcgtgatgataagttgcccggaccacctattacagctcaggtcaatcaaaaatccaagaggaagaacaaccagtacaataagcacgtcaacaacgatttggctaagctgcctcctagccttatggggcccagaccaaaccctccttacccatatcaaggtggtaactttcataatactcAGCCGTCGTGTCCTGACTTCACAGGCCGCCaacgagttgtttgccaactatgtgataaagttggacactccgcgaaagtctgtcggtctcgtcccagactccctactccatcacagtggcctcaggcgaatttcatggctactccaactcctactcaacctaattggattgtggattcgggcgcctctcatcacatcacctctgatcttcaaaacttatccatccacaacaactatgacggaaatgaagatatcatcatcggtgacggtaaaagaattcctattactcattctggttcctcaacgcttagttcacttaccacaacctttacactcgatgatgttttgtgtgcacctaacattaaaagaaacctcatttccgtttctcaattctgtaaacaaaataatacatcaattgaattctttcctaacttttttcttgtcaaggatttgagcacgggggcatccttggtccagggccagaacaaagacaacatttatgagtggccatccacttcacaaattacccttcctactgctcactcctcaatcgcagctccggttgatgtatggcatcgtcgtcttggtcatccctccccttttattcagcaaaaattactttctcgttattctcttcctaccttgaaaatcaatagcactattaatcattgtgatgcttgtctttgcaataaaagtca contains:
- the LOC135671133 gene encoding cytochrome P450 710A1-like; the protein is MWKKSLQLAAISAAMLEKSARLEIVALELDVTCTSWFRWHAPHGSGGVLREVAEAEAAGTRPPPENGDEEIGGHLFDFLFAAQDASTSSLLWAVALLDAHPDVLARVRGEVAALWAPESGAPITAEQVQQMRYTQAVAREVVRYRPPATMVPHIAGQPFPLTEWYTVPKGAIVFPSAYESSFQGFTEPQRFDPDRFSEQRAEDRVHKRHFLAFGAGAHQCVGQRYAINHLVLFIALFTSLVDFERHRTDGCDEIAYVPTIVPKDDCTVHLSRRGAPSL